From the genome of Pseudomonas helvetica:
ATCACTTTCGCCCGCCGTTCACGTTCGGCTTCGGCCTGTTTGGCGATCGCGCGGATCATCGATTCGTTGAGGTCGACGTGCTTGATCTCGACGTTGGCGACCTTGATCCCCCAGGCATCCGTCTGGGCGTCCAGCACTTGCTGGATGTCGAAATTCAAGCGCTCGCGTTCGGCCAGCAATTCGTCCAGTTCATGTTTACCGAGCACCGCCCGCAAGGTGGTTTGCGCCAGTTGGCTGGTGGCCATGAGGAAGTCTTCGACCTGGATGATCGCTTTCTGCGAGTCGAGCACCCGGAAGTACAACACGGCGTTGACCTTCACCGAGACGTTGTCGCGGGTGATCACGTCTTGCGGCGGTACGTCGAGCACCACGGTCCGCAGATCGACCCGAACCATTTGCTGCACCACCGGAATCAACAGGATCAGCCCCGGGCCCTTGACCTGCCAGAAGCGTCCGAGCTGGAACACCACGCCGCGCTCGTATTCGCGCAGGATGCGGAAGGTCGATCCTGCCAGTGCAATCATCAGCACCAGCAGCGCGGCAAAACCCAGTTGCAGACCCATGATCATTCTCCTTGCGGCGCCGCGTCAGTCGCGGCCACTTCCAGCAGCGTTCCCTTGCGTGCCACCACTCGCACCCGTTGCCCGGAATGCAAGGGTGTCTTGCAGTGCACCTGCCAGCGTTCACCTTGCAAATGCACCCAGCCCTTGTGCGTGTTGTGACCCTGCAACGCGGTCACCTGCGTGACGCTGCCGAGCAGCCCGGCATCGCCACTGACAATGTGGCGCGGTCGGGTTTTCAGCGCGTGGAACAGCAGGGCGATCAACAGCAGGGCGCTGATCAGTCCAAGACCGATGATCAGTGGCGCAGGGACGTCGGCATTGCTCACCATCACCGCGCCGATCACGAACATCGTGATGCCGCCCAGCCCGACCACACCGTAATTGGGCAGCACCACCTCCGCCACGAGCAGCGCGATACCCACCATCATCAGCCAGACGCCAAGCGGGTTGGGGACGACCACCACAACCGTGTCTGTCGCGAAAGCCGATCCGCTCAAACCCAACAACAGCGCAACCACATACCACCAGCGAGTGTTCACTTGACCCTCCAGGAGAGTCATCCGTCCGCGAGCCACACGGTGGCCCTGCTTATAGTCTAGTTGAGCCTTTGGCTGGATGATTCTTGATCATTTTTTGCGAGTTTCCAGTGAGCAGATTTATCACCGGGTACCGGCAGCAGGCCTAGACTTTAGAGGAGACGCCAACCTGTTTAATCATCGTCCGCCCGCCTTGCGACGGACACCGAGGTGCATCATGCGTATGGCAAGAACCGTGCAGCGCAGCCTGGAAGAGGCGCACTGCGAATTCGACGTAGTCTCTCACCCACATTCGGCCAGCAGCCTGGAAACCGCCCGGGTCGCGGGCATTCCTGCTGAGCGTGTGGCGAAATCGGTGATCCTCGACGACCACCACGGCCACTACCTGATGGCCGTGTTGCCAGCCAGCCGACATCTGGACCTGACCAAAGTGCGTGGCAGCGGTGAATGGCAAGTCACCCGCGAAAGCACCCTGGCCCACCTGTTCAACGACTGTGAACGCGGCGCCGTTCCGGCCCTGGGCGAATCCTATGGCCTGGACATGGTCATCGACCCGATGCTGACCCGCCAGAAAGAGATCTACGTCGAAGCCGGCAACCACAACAACCTCGTACACTTGAGCATGGACCAGTACCTGAAAATGGTGCCTCATGCCGAGGTATGCGAGTTGAGTCAGTAGCCATTACATTATTGGCGGTGAATGCACCGCCGCCATCGCGGGCAAGCCGCGCTCCCACAGGAAACCGCCGTGTGTGGGAGCGTGGCTTGCCCGCGATGGACTGCGAAGCAGTCCCCCCGACCTCTAAAAACGCAGGAGCCAATTTCCATGGAATCACCTACCCACAGCCTCCCCAACCTGTTCAAACAACTCGGCCTGCCCGACGACGCCGAAAGCATCGACAAATTCATCGCCACTCACTCACCACTCAAACCCGAGCTGCACCTGGCCGACGCGTTTTTCTGGACCAAGAGCCAGGCGGACTTCCTGCGCGAAGACATCCTCGACGATTCCGATTGGGCGGAGGTGGTGGATCAACTGGATGTGCTGCTGAGGAAGGGGCGGGGGGTGTAAAAAATCTGACAGTTCGCAGAATGCCTGAATCCTTCGTACCCAAGGCTACCCCGGCTTTCGGCGTACGAATGGGCTAATAGGCCTGAAGAAAATTCCGAAGCTCGTCCGCTCGGTTGCGAACCCCGAAACGCCCCCTATAGTTCGCCACGTCGCCGCACATCGGCGACAGGATATGGCGATCCTAATTCTACGTAGAGGCTGTTCCTAAAACTATCTACGAGATATTCCCTATGCACCCATATCGTCCACTGACAACCAACCCAACCCCCGGCTGCGTTCTGGCCTACAACATCCTCGCACCGACCCATTTTCTCCACGAAACTGCCTGTAGCCGAATCCGCATCGGCACCGATCTGCTGGAAACCCTCACCTCGATCACCCTTCGCGATCTCAATGACAAAGATTTCTACCGCTTGATCAACGCAGCGTATGTGTCATTGCGCGATGGGCTGGATCTTATGGAAGAGCTGCAACACCTTTAAGCCCCCCCCATTCGAGGTGAACACCAAACCTGTGGCGAGGGGGCTTGCCCCCGTTGGGGCGCGTAGCGGCCCTGATAAGCGATCACCATATTTCTTCAGCCATATACGACGGGCGCCGCCATTGCGACTGCTCCGCAGTCGAGCGGGGGCAAGCCCCCTCGCCACAGGTGTTGTGTTTTGCCCGCTAGGCTAATTTGTTTCAAAACTTGACTGAATTTCCCCTCCAATGCGATATTGATAGTTAGCAAACTAACAGTGTGCGAATTCTCCTGTGTCCCAGACCCTCGACGCCCTTCAGATGAACATCAGCAGTGCCATGGTGGTGGCCGCGCGGCATTGGCGGAAAATCTGCCAGACCACGCTGGTCAACTACGGCATCTCCGAAGCCTGCGCGGTCCCGTTGCTGATGATCGGGCGGCTGGGCGAGGGCGTGCGGCAGGTGACGGTGGCGCAGGCGGCGGGGATGGAGAGTCCGTCGCTGGTGCGTTTGCTCGACCAGTTGTGCCAGTCCGGGTATGTCTGCCGCACTGAAGATCCCCTTGATCGTCGCGCCAAGTGCCTGAGCCTGACCGATGCTGGCCGTGAGTTGGTGCAAGCGGTGGAAGCCGAGTTGGTGCGCTTGCGCCGTGTGGTGCTTGAAGGCATCGATCCGGCGGATCTGGAGGCGGCGCTGCGGGTGATTCGCGCGTTCGAGACGGCAGAGCAGCAGTTACCGGTGACCCCCTCGTGAACGGATTTTTTAGCGGCATACCGCCGGCCCGCGACTGGTTTTACGGCGTGCGTACCTTCGCCGCGTCGATGATCGCGCTGTACATCGCCATGCTCATGCAAATGCCGCGTCCGTATTGGGCGATGGCCACGGTGTACATCGTTTCCAGCCCGTTCGTCGGGCCGACCAGTTCCAAGGCCCTGTACCGTGCCATCGGCACCTTGACCGGGGCAGCAGCGGCGTTGCTGTTTGTGCCGATGTTCGTCCAGAGCCCGTATGTGCTGGTGCTGGTCATCGCGCTGTGGACCGGCACCCTGTTGTTTCTGTCGATGCATCTGCGCACCGCCAATAACTACGCGCTGATGCTCGCCGGTTACACCTTGCCGCTGATTTCCCTGCCAGTGGTGGATAACCCGTTGGCGATATGGGATGTGGCAGAGGCGCGGACTGAAGAGATCTTCCTCGGCATCGTCTGCGCAGCGGTGGTCGGCAGTATGTTCTGGCCCCGACGGCTGGCGCCGGTGTTCGATGGTGCGGTGAGCAAGTGGTTCAGCGACGCGGTGACCTACAGCCAGCGCTTCCTGACCCGCAACGTGCAACCCGACGAAGTCAGCACCTTGCGCGCCTCAATGGTGGCCACGTTCAACTCCCTGGAATTGATGATCGGCCAGTTGCCCCACGAAGGTGCGCGGCCGCAAACCGTGCGCAACATCAAAGAACTGCGCGGGCGGATGATTCACCTGCTGCCGGTGGTGGATGCGCTGGACGATGCGCTGTATGCCTTGCAGCGGCGCACGCCCGAGCTTGTGGACAAGTTCGCGCCGCTGCTGGCCGCGACCGTTGAATGGCTCGACCGCACAGACGCTTCGGTCGAGCACTGGCAAGCCCTGCGCGCTCAACTTGAAGCCCTGCAACCGAGTGCCGAAGCGCTGGATGATCGCAAGCAATTGCTGTTTTCCAACGCGCTGTATCGCCTCGGTGAATGGATCGATTTGTGGCAGGACCTGCGCAGCCTGCAAGAGGCGATTCGCTGCGAAAGCCAGGACAACTGGCGTGCGGTCTACCGTCATTGGCGGCTGGGCCGGCTGACACCGTTTCTCGACCGTGGGCTGATGCTCTATTCGGCGGCGTCGACGGTGCTGGCGATCATCGTCGCCTCGGTGCTGTGGATTCTGCTCGGCTGGACCGATGGCGGCAGCGCGGTGATTCTGGCGGCGGTGGCGTGCAGCTTTTTCGCCGCGATGGACGACCCGGCACCGCAGATTTACCGGTTCTTTTTCTGGACCGCGATGTCGGTGCTGTTCGCCAGCCTCTACCTGTTTTTGATCCTGCCGAACCTGCATGACTTTCCGATGCTGGTGCTGGCGTTTGCCGTACCGTTTATCTGCGTCGGCACCCTGACCGTACAGCCGCGTTTCTACCTCGGCATGCTGCTGACCATCGTCAACACCTCGTCGTTTATCAGCATCCAGGGCGCCTACGACGCGGACTTTTTGAGCTTCGCGAACTCCAACCTGGCCGGGCCCATGGGCTTGTTGTTTGCCTTTATCTGGACTCTCGTAGCGCGGCCCTTCGGTTCGGAGCTGGCGGCCAAGCGCCTGACCCGTTTCAGCTGGCGCGACATCGTCGGCATGACCGAGCCGGCGAACCTCGCTGAACACCGTCACTTGGGTGTGCAGATGCTCGATCGGCTGATGCAGCATTTGCCGCGCCTGGCGATGACCGGTCAGGACACCGGCGTGGCGTTGCGCGAAGTGCGCGTGGCGCTGAACCTGCTGGACTTGCTGGCGTACGCGCCACGGGTGCAAGGGGGACCGAACGTCTTGCTGCGGCAGGTGGTGGCCGAGGTCGGCGAGTACTTCAAGGCCTGTCTCAAGGCTGGCGAACGCTTGCCAGCGCCAGCGCCGTTGCTGATGACCCTGGATCGCACCCGGCGCGCACTCAATGGCCAAGGCCTGCAGGGTGACGGCGAAACCCGTCTGCACCTGCTGCATGCCCTCGCCGGTCTGCGTCTGGCGCTGTTGCCGGGCGTGGAGTTCATCGGCGGCAACGAGACCGATGAACCGTTTCCCCAAGGTATCGATGGAGCGCCTTTATGATCGGTGATCTGGACATCAGCGGGGTGTTCCTGCCCACGTTGCTGGTGCTGATGGGTATTACGTATGCGCTGTACCTGGTGGTGCACGGGTTGCTGACACGCCTGCACTTTTATCGTCTGGTCTGGCACCGGGCATTGTTCAACGTTGGTCTTTACGCCTTGCTGCTCGGCGCCGTGGACTCACTCAGTCGATACCTGATGACATGAAAAAACCTATTTTGACCCTTGGCCGTGTGGTGTTGACCCTGTTGGTGGTGACCTTTGCGGTCGTCGTGGTCTGGCGCATGGTGATGTATTACATGTTCGCTCCGTGGACCCGTGACGGGCACATTCGTGCGGATATCGTGCAGATCGCCCCGGACGTTTCCGGGTTGATCCAGCAAGTGGAAGTGCGTGATAACCAACCGGTGAAGCGCGGCCAGGTGCTGTTCAGCATCGACCAGGACCGTTTCAAACTGGCGCTGCGCCAGGCCAAGGCCACGGTCGCCGACCGCCAGGAAACCCTGGCCCAGGCGCAACGTGAAGCCAAGCGCAACCGTGGCCTGGGCAATCTGGTGCCGGGCGAGCAACTGGAAGAAAGCCAGTCCCGTGTGGCCCGCGCCGAGGTGGCGTTGTCCGAGGCCCAGGTGTCGGTGGACAGCGCCCAGCTCAACCTCGACCGCTCGGTAATCCGCAGTCCGGTGGACGGTTACGTCAACGACCGCGCACCGCGTACTCAGGAGTTCGTTACCGCCGGCCGTCCGGTGTTGTCGGTGGTGGACAGCAACTCCTTCCACATTGACGGCTATTTCGAAGAAACCAAACTCGACGGCATTCATGTCGGCCAAGGTGTCGATATCCGCGTGATCGGCGACCGTGCGCGATTGCGCGGGCATGTCGAAAGCATCGTCGCCGGTATCGAAGACCGTGATCGCAGCAGCGGTTCGAACCTGCTGCCCAACGTTAACCCGGCGTTCAGCTGGGTGCGGTTGGCGCAGCGGATTCCAGTGCGGATTGCCTTCGATGACGTGCCGGCAGATTTCCGCATGATTGCCGGGCGTACTGCGACCGTATCGATCATCGGCGACAAGCCTGAGCAGGAGCCGGAGCAATGAAAGCGGCCGCCTGTTTAGCGACGGCCGGTCTCGGCTTGCTGCTGTCGGCCTGTCAGGTGGTGGGCCCGGATTACCATTTGCCCATCGATGCGGCGGTGCACCGCGAGGACTTTCAGGGCGATCTGACTGCGCACGGAAAAAACGTGGTCTCGGCGCCGGTGCCGGGCGACTGGTGGCGGCTGTACCAGGACCCGCGTCTGGATGAGCTGGTGCGCCAGGCCATGGCCACCAATACCGATTTGCGAGTGGCAGCAGCCAACCTGTCGCGCGCTCGTGCCCGGGTCGAACAAGCCGAGTCGGCGGGCGGCTGGAGCGGTGGCGTGAAGGTCGGCGCCCAGCGTTTGCAGGAATCCGGCGAGGCGTTCTTACTGCCGGAAAAGATCCCGGTGACCAATGTCGGTGATATCGGCATCACCACGTCCTATCAGTTCGATCTGTTTGGCACCTTGCAGCGCGGGATCGAAGCGGCGAAAGCCAGCGCTGACGCAACGCAAGCTGCAGCCGATACGGCGCGAATTACCTTGGTCGCCGATGTGGTGCGTGCGTATACCCAGGTCTGCGCGGCCAACGAAGAGCGTGAAATCGCCGAGCACTCACTGGACCTGCAAGGCCAGAGCACCGCGCTGATTCAGCGCCTGCGCGATGCCGGGCGCGGCGACGAAACCCAGGTCACCCGTTCGCAAACCCAGTTCAAATCCTTGCGCGCCGATATGCCGCGCTATGAAGCCGCCCGTCAGGCCGGGCTGTTCCGTTTGTCGATGTTGTTGGCCAAACCGGTGGATCAATTACCCGCCGGGACCAGCAGTTGTCACGAGCTACCAAAGATTGCGCAATTGTTGCCGGTCGGTGACGGCGCCACGCTGCTTAAACGGCGGCCGGATGTGCGCCAGGCCGAACGTCAGCTGGCGGCCGCGACGGCGGACATCGGGGTTGCTACCGGTGCGCTTTACCCGGACATCAGCATTGGGGCGACCGTGGGTACCGTGGGTATTCTCGATCACCTTGGCCAACCGCAAACCAATCGCTGGGGTTTCGGCCCGTTGTTGACCTGGACAGTGCCATCCAACGGCTCCCGGGCACGGGTGCGTGAGGCTGAGGCGGCGACCCAAGGCGCGCTGGCGCACTTTGACGGGGTGGTGTTGAACGCGATCCGCGAAACCCAGACCGGTCTGGCGCAGTATTCCGCGCTGTTGCAGCGCCGCGATGCCCTGGTGGATGCCGAGCAGTCGGCGCAACAGGCGGCGGACCAGACGCACCGCTTCTTCCAGGCTGGCCGGGCGTCGTTCCTTGCCGATTTGCAGGCGACCCGCACCTACACCGACGTGCGTGCGCAGGTGGCAGCTGCCAATACCCAGGTTGCCATGAGCCAGATCGATTTGTTCCTGGCGCTGGGCGGCGGTTGGGAAAGCGGACGAACGCAAGGTTCAGAGCCAACGAAACCCTGAGGCCGTTGCTATGCTTTTAGATGTCGGGTTCGCGCAGGCGGGTCCGGCAGTCAAAGCTCGCATTGGTCATGGGGATTCCAATAATGAAAAACCCTTATGCTCCCGGCTTCTGGTGCGCAATTGTCGCGCTGGTGCTGCTCTCGGCAACGTATTTTTATGGCGTGATGCTGACGCACCAGATTGATAAGGCTTTGATCTTTCTCGACAGTGCCAGTGCGTTGATCGGGGTGATGTCGATCGCAGTCGCCGCCTGGGCTTTGCTGCAAACCCGGCGGATCAAGAAAAAACAACTCGAGCAAGGCAAGACCCTGGTGCTGATCTGGGACACCAAGGTGGCGTTGCGCCGGGTTGAAACGGTATTCGACCGGTATTTCTGGGGCAGTTACTGGCAACCGGGGCGTACTTTTCAGGAAGTCATGGGCGAACTCACCGGCACCCCGCTGGAAAAAAGCCTCGAAGCGCTCAAAACCCAATGCCTGGCCCTCGACAAACAGGTCACCGATGAAGGCTGGCACTGGCTGAACAATGCCCGCGAACTGTCTGACGTGGCCAACGCCATGGCCCGCGAACGCTATCAACTGGATTTTTGCGACCCGCGCGCGGATTCACCGAATGGCGCGGTGATCAATCGGGATTTCGAAGTGCTGGTCTATACGTGGACGGCACGGCTGAAAAGCTTTGATCATCAGCTGGATGAGATCGAAGTGCAGTATTCCTGATCAGCCACCGATCGTTCCCACGCTCTGCGTGGGAATGCCTCTACGGACGCTCCGCGTTCGGCTCTGGATGTGACGCAGAGCGTCACGGGCAGCATTTCCACGCAGAGCGTGGGAAAGATCAACGCGGACTGTCCACAGGCTGCAACGCTCCATAGACATTCTTTCACCTTTAATCATTGGGCCGCTCCACGGCACAAATGCTAATCTCATCGCACTTTTAGCGGAGTCGAGCCGCAACCCGTCGAGGGTTCAGGGAAGACGACCACATTTTCAACAACGGACATTGATCGGGTCATTCATGAATAAATCAGCAGGCGTGCTTCTGGGAATCGTCGTTGCCATCGGTGCAATCAGCGCCGGCGGCGCCTGGTACACCGGTACGAAACTGGAAGGGGTGCTGCAAACCTCGATCGCCGATGCCAACAAAGAGCTGCAAACGGCGATGGTCGGCTCCAACGGCACCGCGACCCTGGAACTGGT
Proteins encoded in this window:
- a CDS encoding slipin family protein; protein product: MMGLQLGFAALLVLMIALAGSTFRILREYERGVVFQLGRFWQVKGPGLILLIPVVQQMVRVDLRTVVLDVPPQDVITRDNVSVKVNAVLYFRVLDSQKAIIQVEDFLMATSQLAQTTLRAVLGKHELDELLAERERLNFDIQQVLDAQTDAWGIKVANVEIKHVDLNESMIRAIAKQAEAERERRAKVIHAEGELQASEKLMQAAEMLGRQPGAMQLRYMQTLNSIAGDKSSTIVFPLPIELLKGMADLSSKS
- a CDS encoding NfeD family protein translates to MNTRWWYVVALLLGLSGSAFATDTVVVVVPNPLGVWLMMVGIALLVAEVVLPNYGVVGLGGITMFVIGAVMVSNADVPAPLIIGLGLISALLLIALLFHALKTRPRHIVSGDAGLLGSVTQVTALQGHNTHKGWVHLQGERWQVHCKTPLHSGQRVRVVARKGTLLEVAATDAAPQGE
- a CDS encoding aminoacyl-tRNA deacylase — its product is MRMARTVQRSLEEAHCEFDVVSHPHSASSLETARVAGIPAERVAKSVILDDHHGHYLMAVLPASRHLDLTKVRGSGEWQVTRESTLAHLFNDCERGAVPALGESYGLDMVIDPMLTRQKEIYVEAGNHNNLVHLSMDQYLKMVPHAEVCELSQ
- a CDS encoding DUF2789 domain-containing protein, which translates into the protein MESPTHSLPNLFKQLGLPDDAESIDKFIATHSPLKPELHLADAFFWTKSQADFLREDILDDSDWAEVVDQLDVLLRKGRGV
- a CDS encoding MarR family winged helix-turn-helix transcriptional regulator — protein: MNISSAMVVAARHWRKICQTTLVNYGISEACAVPLLMIGRLGEGVRQVTVAQAAGMESPSLVRLLDQLCQSGYVCRTEDPLDRRAKCLSLTDAGRELVQAVEAELVRLRRVVLEGIDPADLEAALRVIRAFETAEQQLPVTPS
- a CDS encoding FUSC family protein gives rise to the protein MNGFFSGIPPARDWFYGVRTFAASMIALYIAMLMQMPRPYWAMATVYIVSSPFVGPTSSKALYRAIGTLTGAAAALLFVPMFVQSPYVLVLVIALWTGTLLFLSMHLRTANNYALMLAGYTLPLISLPVVDNPLAIWDVAEARTEEIFLGIVCAAVVGSMFWPRRLAPVFDGAVSKWFSDAVTYSQRFLTRNVQPDEVSTLRASMVATFNSLELMIGQLPHEGARPQTVRNIKELRGRMIHLLPVVDALDDALYALQRRTPELVDKFAPLLAATVEWLDRTDASVEHWQALRAQLEALQPSAEALDDRKQLLFSNALYRLGEWIDLWQDLRSLQEAIRCESQDNWRAVYRHWRLGRLTPFLDRGLMLYSAASTVLAIIVASVLWILLGWTDGGSAVILAAVACSFFAAMDDPAPQIYRFFFWTAMSVLFASLYLFLILPNLHDFPMLVLAFAVPFICVGTLTVQPRFYLGMLLTIVNTSSFISIQGAYDADFLSFANSNLAGPMGLLFAFIWTLVARPFGSELAAKRLTRFSWRDIVGMTEPANLAEHRHLGVQMLDRLMQHLPRLAMTGQDTGVALREVRVALNLLDLLAYAPRVQGGPNVLLRQVVAEVGEYFKACLKAGERLPAPAPLLMTLDRTRRALNGQGLQGDGETRLHLLHALAGLRLALLPGVEFIGGNETDEPFPQGIDGAPL
- a CDS encoding DUF1656 domain-containing protein, whose translation is MIGDLDISGVFLPTLLVLMGITYALYLVVHGLLTRLHFYRLVWHRALFNVGLYALLLGAVDSLSRYLMT
- a CDS encoding HlyD family secretion protein produces the protein MKKPILTLGRVVLTLLVVTFAVVVVWRMVMYYMFAPWTRDGHIRADIVQIAPDVSGLIQQVEVRDNQPVKRGQVLFSIDQDRFKLALRQAKATVADRQETLAQAQREAKRNRGLGNLVPGEQLEESQSRVARAEVALSEAQVSVDSAQLNLDRSVIRSPVDGYVNDRAPRTQEFVTAGRPVLSVVDSNSFHIDGYFEETKLDGIHVGQGVDIRVIGDRARLRGHVESIVAGIEDRDRSSGSNLLPNVNPAFSWVRLAQRIPVRIAFDDVPADFRMIAGRTATVSIIGDKPEQEPEQ
- a CDS encoding efflux transporter outer membrane subunit — encoded protein: MKAAACLATAGLGLLLSACQVVGPDYHLPIDAAVHREDFQGDLTAHGKNVVSAPVPGDWWRLYQDPRLDELVRQAMATNTDLRVAAANLSRARARVEQAESAGGWSGGVKVGAQRLQESGEAFLLPEKIPVTNVGDIGITTSYQFDLFGTLQRGIEAAKASADATQAAADTARITLVADVVRAYTQVCAANEEREIAEHSLDLQGQSTALIQRLRDAGRGDETQVTRSQTQFKSLRADMPRYEAARQAGLFRLSMLLAKPVDQLPAGTSSCHELPKIAQLLPVGDGATLLKRRPDVRQAERQLAAATADIGVATGALYPDISIGATVGTVGILDHLGQPQTNRWGFGPLLTWTVPSNGSRARVREAEAATQGALAHFDGVVLNAIRETQTGLAQYSALLQRRDALVDAEQSAQQAADQTHRFFQAGRASFLADLQATRTYTDVRAQVAAANTQVAMSQIDLFLALGGGWESGRTQGSEPTKP